A single Anopheles arabiensis isolate DONGOLA chromosome 2, AaraD3, whole genome shotgun sequence DNA region contains:
- the LOC120897792 gene encoding CLIP-associating protein isoform X2, producing the protein MAYQKPIDIDGYVTQMAKADMRVKAQLAEDLVLYLSDSENSIECTDLGLLIDGLIPWMTGSHHKIAQRALEAFTELIVRLGQDFNAYTSTILPHVIDRLGDSRDTVREKAQLLLHKLMECRVVVPQSLLDKLSVCFKHKNAKVREEFLQTIVSTLNEYGTQSLSVKMYIPPIVSLLGDPAPTVRDAAIQTLVEIYKHVGDKLRVDLKKREVPPTKMAILEQKFDETRNDGLLLPSALQAAPSAAGGGGHDELDRAAVVERPTRLVKRTPSATPRKPLFETQTAGSGDLLLAAGAVSAEVFEASFENVPQLTIFSQRDMDEHMKSINTLIGDNRVDWEKRVEALKKIRSLLMINVQGSPAFVQQLKDLSIAFLDILKELRSQVIREACITLAYMSKVLRNRLDQFTIYILQELINLIQNSAKVISSAGTIALKYVIRYTHAPKIIPILTQNLMLSKSKDIRSSLSEMLGLLFEEWPTKTLEKHNSLLREALRKGMADADNDARRHSRCAFWSFRRHFPDLADNLYGSLDISTQRALERERDNLGTNGTNSMSVSLRGSNSSLNSVSGGVIKRRQSSGLRSPATAQPPVSATSVSTENLTTVPGASSSASSAGSTRLHRAPSLPRTLNRNRSGIPVATASREAANAANQQAQQQLQQQAPALVARAGAAGGFRSVSAVDTAAAQRARARAQYSTLARLKVTSGTASLPRAKKTPSSASATSSSASNTATPQQPPTPERKIRSRAGVSQSQPTSRSTSPSSKLRDMYSGVTSIYRQTGTVPKKAQSGIPRSLANSRETSPTRSHTQFGSLRRTAYGTSSPRRPPLNPGRPVLAQKILQQSREAENALADALSPGDEHDMPCSDFARLALHRKISRDESDESEASSVCSERSYDSYRRGNDSFSWNGSRTRLDSSRQVIDDIDTIIQFCASSHWSERKDGLINLTQYLSEGKMLTQQQLQCVLDLFRKMFMDPHIKVYALFLDTVNELILSHSNDLQDWLFILLTRLFNKLGTDLLGSMHGKIWKTLQLIYEYFPADLQLQCVFRILVDNAQTPNVKTRQATLKFLSQLATSYCTASQFVVHPQNQQVVNLAIQKIIQTSLDQKSIELKSQARMCIVALYNCNPSQMTMALANLPKQYQDTAKIYIQQNMRRSTSGNDSPSSPLSSSSPKPLLSPQQGPYSLQNIASPRSRQASVEAAAESMNTEEVYKNLRKTTAEIQNYSFESKLDRDANSKDSGISQMGETHMMQSMTVLDGVGGHGVYGLASNGMNGHIGGGLGGLEKDDSCNGSKTQSATTTESNTPENTVRLDGMDLAHKTIAQQQQMLQQQRHQSYSRAENGELILDKGVKENDVIKAAIVLTLQSAPETTKQVLENLQICIKHGSCDLPIKNFKAIMKMLLHLMESQNNDVLIASLHTLGRIVRSTEMKACWSNFLELILLKIIDCYKISKEVSREIDIIVVKIAGILPLDISVNILNPVIATGEFPANLCALKILTELTQKQGKDLTDNHLDCIMPNVARLADDSQSMVRKAAVFCIVKLYIVMGEEKVKPKFSLLNASKIRLLNVYIAKSMGSGSSSSSKGGSSTTAMS; encoded by the exons ATCGCACAGCGCGCCCTGGAAGCGTTTACCGAGCTGATCGTTCGCCTCGGCCAAGACTTTAACGCGTACACCTCGACCATCCTGCCGCATGTGATCGATCGGCTCGGCGACAGTCGCGACACGGTACGGGAGAAGGCACAGCTCCTGCTGCACAAGCTGATGGAGTGCCGTGTCGTGGTGCCCCAGTCGCTGCTGGACAAGCTGAGCGTCTGCTTCAAGCACAAAAATGCGAAGGTGCGCGAAGAGTTCCTCCAGACGATCGTCAGCACGCTGAACGAGTACGGCACACAGTCGCTGTCGGTGAAGATGTACATCCCACCGATCGTCAGCCTGCTCGGCGATCCGGCGCCGACGGTGCGCGACGCCGCGATCCAGACGCTGGTCGAGATCTACAAGCACGTCGGCGACAAGCTGCGCGTCGATCTGAAGAAGCGCGAAGTGCCGCCGACCAAGATGGCCATCCTCGAGCAGAAGTTTGACGAGACGCGCAACgatgggctgctgctgccgtcggcACTGCAGGCAGCCCCGAGCGCCGCCGGCGGCGGTGGACACGACGAGCTGGACCGGGCCGCGGTCGTCGAGCGGCCAACGCGGCTGGTGAAGCGCACACCGTCGGCCACGCCGCGCAAGCCGCTGTTCGAGACGCAGACGGCCGGCTCGGGTGATCTGCTGCTAGCGGCGGGCGCCGTCTCGGCCGAGGTGTTCGAGGCGTCGTTCGAGAACGTGCCGCAGCTGACGATCTTCTCGCAGCGCGACATGGACGAGCACATGAAGTCGATCAACACGCTGATCGGCGACAACCGGGTGGACTGGGAGAAGCGGGTGGAGGCGCTGAAAAAGATCCGCTCGCTGCTGATGATCAACGTGCAGGGCTCGCCGGCCTTCGTGCAGCAGCTGAAGGACCTGTCGATCGCGTTCCTCGACATCCTGAAGGAGCTGCGCTCGCAGGTGATCCGCGAGGCGTGCATTACGCTCGCGTACATGAGCAAGGTGCTGCGCAATCGGCTGGACCAGTTCACCATCTACATATTGCAGGAGCTGATCAATCTGATCCAAAACTCGGCCAAAGTTATCTCGTCCGCGGGCACGATTGCGCTCAAGTACGTGATACGCTACACGCACGCGCCGAAAATCATTCCGATCCTGACGCAGAATCTCATGCTCTCGAAATCGAAAGACATCCGCAGCTCGCTGAGCGAGATGCTCGGCCTACTGTTCGAGGAGTGGCCGACCAAAACGCTCGAAAAGCACAACAGTCTGCTGCGCGAAGCGCTTCGGAAGGGAATGGCCGATGCGGACAACGATGCGCGGCGACACAGCCGATG TGCGTTCTGGAGCTTTCGGCGCCACTTCCCGGACCTGGCGGACAACCTGTACGGGTCGCTGGACATTTCGACGCAGCGCGCCCTGGAGCGCGAGCGGGACAATCTCGGAACAAACGGTACCAACTCCATGAGTGTTAGTCTACGTGGCAGCAACAGTAGCTTGAATTCTGTCTCTGGTGGGGTGATAA AACGAAGACAATCGTCCGGGCTGCGAAGTCCCGCGACCGCACAACCTCCAG TAAGCGCCACGAGCGTCAGTACGGAAAACCTCACCACGGTCCCGGGAGCCTCGTCATCGGCATCGTCGGCTGGCTCGACCCGCCTGCACCGGGCACCGTCGCTGCCCAGAACGTTGAATCGCAACCGGAGTGGCATACCCGTGGCGACCGCTTCCCGGGAAGCCGCCAACGCCGCGAACCAACaggcccagcagcagctgcagcagcaggcgcCGGCACTGGTTGCCCGAG cgggAGCTGCCGGCGGGTTTAGGAGCGTGTCCGCCGTCGATACTGCCGCTGCCCAGCGGGCCCGGGCCAGGGCACAGTACTCTACCCTGGCACGGTTGAAAGTGACCTCCGGGACGGCGTCTCTGC CACGTGCTAAAAAGACACCGTCATCAGCATCCGCCACATCATCCTCCGCCAGCAACACGGCCACACCACAGCAACCTCCGACACCGGAGCGCAAGATCCGATCGAGGGCAGGAGTATCACAGTCACAGC CAACATCCAGAAGTACGTCACCTTCGAGCAAGCTGCGTGACATGTACAGCGGCGTAACGTCCATCTATCGACAAACGGGCACGGTGCCGAAAAAGGCTCAGTCCGGCATTCCGCGCTCGCTGGCAAACTCTCGCGAAACTAGCCCAACCAGATCGCATACACAGTTCGGTTCGCTTCGTCGCACTGCCTATGGTACTAGCAGCCCCCGACGTCCACCGCTGAACCCGGGCCGGCCAGTGCTGGCACAGAAAATCCTGCAGCAGAGCCGCGAGGCGGAGAATGCGCTGGCCGACGCACTGTCGCCCGGGGACGAACACGATATGCCTTGCAGTGACTTTGCCCGGTTGGCTCTGCACCGGAAGATCTCGCGCGATGAGTCCGATGAAAGTGAAGCCTCCTCGGTGTGCTCCGAGCGCAGCTATGACAGTTATCGACGGGGCAATGAT TCTTTCTCGTGGAACGGTTCGCGCACGCGGTTAGACAGCTCACGACAAGTGATCGACGATATCGATACGATCATCCAGTTCTGCGCCTCGTCGCACTGGTCCGAGCGTAAGGACGGGCTGATCAATTTGACGCAATACCTCAGCGAAGGCAAGATGctgacgcagcagcagctccagtgcGTGCTGGACCTGTTCCGCAAGATGTTCATGGATCCGCACATCAAGGTGTACGCCCTGTTCCTGGACACCGTCAACGAGCTGATTCTGTCGCATTCGAACGATCTGCAGGACTGGCTGTTTATCTTGTTGACCCGTCTGTTCAACAAGCTCGGCACCGACCTGCTCGGTTCGATGCATGGCAAGATCTGGAAAACGCTTCAGCTCATCTACGAGTACTTCCCTGCAGATCTGCAGCTCCAATGTGTCTTTCG AATATTAGTCGACAATGCGCAAACGCCGAACGTGAAGACACGCCAGGCGACGCTGAAATTTCTTTCCCAGTTGGCCACAAGCTACTGCACGGCTTCCCAGTTTGTCGTGCATCCGCAAAACCAGCAGGTGGTGAACCTCGCGATCCAGAAGATCATACAGACGTCGCTTGATCAGAAGAGCATCGAGCTAAAGTCGCAGGCGCGCATGTGCATCGTGGCACTTTACAATTGTAATCCTTCACAG ATGACTATGGCTTTAGCAAATCTTCCAAAACAGTACCAAGACACGGCGAAAATCTACATTCAACAGAACATGAGAAGAAGTACTTCAG GAAACGATAGTCCATCATCTCCACTGTCGTCTTCGAGCCCCAAACCATTGCTTAGTCCTCAGCAGGGGCCGTATAGTTTACAGAACATCGCTA gtcCTCGATCGCGACAGGCATCGGTTGAGGCAGCGGCGGAGTCGATGAACACAGAGGAAGTGTACAAGAACCTTCGCAAGACCACGGCCGAAATACAAAACTACAGCTTCGAGAGCAAGCTCGACCGTGATGCAAACAGTAAGGATTCTGGCATTAGCCAGATGGGCGAAACGCACATGATGCAATCGATGACAGTGCTGGACGGTGTCGGTGGCCACGGTGTGTACGGGCTGGCATCGAACGGCATGAACGGCCATATAGGGGGAGGACTAGGAGG GCTGGAAAAGGACGATTCATGCAACGGTTCCAAGACACAGTCAGCCACAACAACAGAGTCCAACACACCGGAAAACACCGTGCGGTTGGATGGCATGGATCTGGCCCACAAGACGAtagcacaacagcagcagatgcTTCAGCAGCAACGTCACCAAAGCTACAGCCGTGCCGAGAACGGTGAACTAATACTGGACA AGGGTGTGAAAGAGAACGATGTGATCAAGGCTGCGATCGTGCTGACACTCCAGTCGGCACCGGAGACCACGAAACAGGTGCTAGAGAACCTGCAAATCTGCATCAAGCATGGTTCCTGCGACCTACCCATCAAGAATTTTAA AGCAATCATGAAAATGTTGCTACATCTGATGGAATCGCAGAACAACGATGTGCTGATCGCATCGCTGCACACACTCGGCCGTATCGTACGCAGCACGGAGATGAAAGCTTGCTGGAGCAACTTCCTGGAGCTGattctattaaaaataatagacTGTTATAAAATTAGCAAAGAG GTGTCACGAGAGATTGACATAATAGTGGTGAAAATTGCGGGCATACTTCCGCTGGACATTTCCGTAAACATACTGAATCCGGTGATTGCGACCGGTGAATTTCCGGCGAATCTGTGCGCCCTTAAAATACTTACCGAGCTGACGCAAAAGCAGGGCAAGGATCTGACCGATAATCACCTAGATTGTATAATGCCAAATGTAGCTAGG CTCGCTGATGATAGTCAATCGATGGTACGGAAAGCGGCAGTGTTCTGTATCGTGAAGCTCTATATAGTGATGGGCGAAGAGAAAGTAAAACCAAAATTCTCCTTATTGAACGCGAGTAAGATAAG ATTACTAAATGTGTATATTGCAAAGTCGATGGGCagtggcagcagtagcagtagtaagGGTGGATCGTCGACGACAGCAATGTCATGA
- the LOC120897792 gene encoding CLIP-associating protein isoform X4: MAYQKPIDIDGYVTQMAKADMRVKAQLAEDLVLYLSDSENSIECTDLGLLIDGLIPWMTGSHHKIAQRALEAFTELIVRLGQDFNAYTSTILPHVIDRLGDSRDTVREKAQLLLHKLMECRVVVPQSLLDKLSVCFKHKNAKVREEFLQTIVSTLNEYGTQSLSVKMYIPPIVSLLGDPAPTVRDAAIQTLVEIYKHVGDKLRVDLKKREVPPTKMAILEQKFDETRNDGLLLPSALQAAPSAAGGGGHDELDRAAVVERPTRLVKRTPSATPRKPLFETQTAGSGDLLLAAGAVSAEVFEASFENVPQLTIFSQRDMDEHMKSINTLIGDNRVDWEKRVEALKKIRSLLMINVQGSPAFVQQLKDLSIAFLDILKELRSQVIREACITLAYMSKVLRNRLDQFTIYILQELINLIQNSAKVISSAGTIALKYVIRYTHAPKIIPILTQNLMLSKSKDIRSSLSEMLGLLFEEWPTKTLEKHNSLLREALRKGMADADNDARRHSRCAFWSFRRHFPDLADNLYGSLDISTQRALERERDNLGTNGTNSMSVSLRGSNSSLNSVSGGVIKRRQSSGLRSPATAQPPVSATSVSTENLTTVPGASSSASSAGSTRLHRAPSLPRTLNRNRSGIPVATASREAANAANQQAQQQLQQQAPALVARAGAAGGFRSVSAVDTAAAQRARARAQYSTLARLKVTSGTASLQGHYAQQATSRSTSPSSKLRDMYSGVTSIYRQTGTVPKKAQSGIPRSLANSRETSPTRSHTQFGSLRRTAYGTSSPRRPPLNPGRPVLAQKILQQSREAENALADALSPGDEHDMPCSDFARLALHRKISRDESDESEASSVCSERSYDSYRRGNDSFSWNGSRTRLDSSRQVIDDIDTIIQFCASSHWSERKDGLINLTQYLSEGKMLTQQQLQCVLDLFRKMFMDPHIKVYALFLDTVNELILSHSNDLQDWLFILLTRLFNKLGTDLLGSMHGKIWKTLQLIYEYFPADLQLQCVFRILVDNAQTPNVKTRQATLKFLSQLATSYCTASQFVVHPQNQQVVNLAIQKIIQTSLDQKSIELKSQARMCIVALYNCNPSQMTMALANLPKQYQDTAKIYIQQNMRRSTSGNDSPSSPLSSSSPKPLLSPQQGPYSLQNIASPRSRQASVEAAAESMNTEEVYKNLRKTTAEIQNYSFESKLDRDANSKDSGISQMGETHMMQSMTVLDGVGGHGVYGLASNGMNGHIGGGLGGLEKDDSCNGSKTQSATTTESNTPENTVRLDGMDLAHKTIAQQQQMLQQQRHQSYSRAENGELILDKGVKENDVIKAAIVLTLQSAPETTKQVLENLQICIKHGSCDLPIKNFKAIMKMLLHLMESQNNDVLIASLHTLGRIVRSTEMKACWSNFLELILLKIIDCYKISKEVSREIDIIVVKIAGILPLDISVNILNPVIATGEFPANLCALKILTELTQKQGKDLTDNHLDCIMPNVARLADDSQSMVRKAAVFCIVKLYIVMGEEKVKPKFSLLNASKIRLLNVYIAKSMGSGSSSSSKGGSSTTAMS; the protein is encoded by the exons ATCGCACAGCGCGCCCTGGAAGCGTTTACCGAGCTGATCGTTCGCCTCGGCCAAGACTTTAACGCGTACACCTCGACCATCCTGCCGCATGTGATCGATCGGCTCGGCGACAGTCGCGACACGGTACGGGAGAAGGCACAGCTCCTGCTGCACAAGCTGATGGAGTGCCGTGTCGTGGTGCCCCAGTCGCTGCTGGACAAGCTGAGCGTCTGCTTCAAGCACAAAAATGCGAAGGTGCGCGAAGAGTTCCTCCAGACGATCGTCAGCACGCTGAACGAGTACGGCACACAGTCGCTGTCGGTGAAGATGTACATCCCACCGATCGTCAGCCTGCTCGGCGATCCGGCGCCGACGGTGCGCGACGCCGCGATCCAGACGCTGGTCGAGATCTACAAGCACGTCGGCGACAAGCTGCGCGTCGATCTGAAGAAGCGCGAAGTGCCGCCGACCAAGATGGCCATCCTCGAGCAGAAGTTTGACGAGACGCGCAACgatgggctgctgctgccgtcggcACTGCAGGCAGCCCCGAGCGCCGCCGGCGGCGGTGGACACGACGAGCTGGACCGGGCCGCGGTCGTCGAGCGGCCAACGCGGCTGGTGAAGCGCACACCGTCGGCCACGCCGCGCAAGCCGCTGTTCGAGACGCAGACGGCCGGCTCGGGTGATCTGCTGCTAGCGGCGGGCGCCGTCTCGGCCGAGGTGTTCGAGGCGTCGTTCGAGAACGTGCCGCAGCTGACGATCTTCTCGCAGCGCGACATGGACGAGCACATGAAGTCGATCAACACGCTGATCGGCGACAACCGGGTGGACTGGGAGAAGCGGGTGGAGGCGCTGAAAAAGATCCGCTCGCTGCTGATGATCAACGTGCAGGGCTCGCCGGCCTTCGTGCAGCAGCTGAAGGACCTGTCGATCGCGTTCCTCGACATCCTGAAGGAGCTGCGCTCGCAGGTGATCCGCGAGGCGTGCATTACGCTCGCGTACATGAGCAAGGTGCTGCGCAATCGGCTGGACCAGTTCACCATCTACATATTGCAGGAGCTGATCAATCTGATCCAAAACTCGGCCAAAGTTATCTCGTCCGCGGGCACGATTGCGCTCAAGTACGTGATACGCTACACGCACGCGCCGAAAATCATTCCGATCCTGACGCAGAATCTCATGCTCTCGAAATCGAAAGACATCCGCAGCTCGCTGAGCGAGATGCTCGGCCTACTGTTCGAGGAGTGGCCGACCAAAACGCTCGAAAAGCACAACAGTCTGCTGCGCGAAGCGCTTCGGAAGGGAATGGCCGATGCGGACAACGATGCGCGGCGACACAGCCGATG TGCGTTCTGGAGCTTTCGGCGCCACTTCCCGGACCTGGCGGACAACCTGTACGGGTCGCTGGACATTTCGACGCAGCGCGCCCTGGAGCGCGAGCGGGACAATCTCGGAACAAACGGTACCAACTCCATGAGTGTTAGTCTACGTGGCAGCAACAGTAGCTTGAATTCTGTCTCTGGTGGGGTGATAA AACGAAGACAATCGTCCGGGCTGCGAAGTCCCGCGACCGCACAACCTCCAG TAAGCGCCACGAGCGTCAGTACGGAAAACCTCACCACGGTCCCGGGAGCCTCGTCATCGGCATCGTCGGCTGGCTCGACCCGCCTGCACCGGGCACCGTCGCTGCCCAGAACGTTGAATCGCAACCGGAGTGGCATACCCGTGGCGACCGCTTCCCGGGAAGCCGCCAACGCCGCGAACCAACaggcccagcagcagctgcagcagcaggcgcCGGCACTGGTTGCCCGAG cgggAGCTGCCGGCGGGTTTAGGAGCGTGTCCGCCGTCGATACTGCCGCTGCCCAGCGGGCCCGGGCCAGGGCACAGTACTCTACCCTGGCACGGTTGAAAGTGACCTCCGGGACGGCGTCTCTGC AAGGACATTACGCGCAACAAG CAACATCCAGAAGTACGTCACCTTCGAGCAAGCTGCGTGACATGTACAGCGGCGTAACGTCCATCTATCGACAAACGGGCACGGTGCCGAAAAAGGCTCAGTCCGGCATTCCGCGCTCGCTGGCAAACTCTCGCGAAACTAGCCCAACCAGATCGCATACACAGTTCGGTTCGCTTCGTCGCACTGCCTATGGTACTAGCAGCCCCCGACGTCCACCGCTGAACCCGGGCCGGCCAGTGCTGGCACAGAAAATCCTGCAGCAGAGCCGCGAGGCGGAGAATGCGCTGGCCGACGCACTGTCGCCCGGGGACGAACACGATATGCCTTGCAGTGACTTTGCCCGGTTGGCTCTGCACCGGAAGATCTCGCGCGATGAGTCCGATGAAAGTGAAGCCTCCTCGGTGTGCTCCGAGCGCAGCTATGACAGTTATCGACGGGGCAATGAT TCTTTCTCGTGGAACGGTTCGCGCACGCGGTTAGACAGCTCACGACAAGTGATCGACGATATCGATACGATCATCCAGTTCTGCGCCTCGTCGCACTGGTCCGAGCGTAAGGACGGGCTGATCAATTTGACGCAATACCTCAGCGAAGGCAAGATGctgacgcagcagcagctccagtgcGTGCTGGACCTGTTCCGCAAGATGTTCATGGATCCGCACATCAAGGTGTACGCCCTGTTCCTGGACACCGTCAACGAGCTGATTCTGTCGCATTCGAACGATCTGCAGGACTGGCTGTTTATCTTGTTGACCCGTCTGTTCAACAAGCTCGGCACCGACCTGCTCGGTTCGATGCATGGCAAGATCTGGAAAACGCTTCAGCTCATCTACGAGTACTTCCCTGCAGATCTGCAGCTCCAATGTGTCTTTCG AATATTAGTCGACAATGCGCAAACGCCGAACGTGAAGACACGCCAGGCGACGCTGAAATTTCTTTCCCAGTTGGCCACAAGCTACTGCACGGCTTCCCAGTTTGTCGTGCATCCGCAAAACCAGCAGGTGGTGAACCTCGCGATCCAGAAGATCATACAGACGTCGCTTGATCAGAAGAGCATCGAGCTAAAGTCGCAGGCGCGCATGTGCATCGTGGCACTTTACAATTGTAATCCTTCACAG ATGACTATGGCTTTAGCAAATCTTCCAAAACAGTACCAAGACACGGCGAAAATCTACATTCAACAGAACATGAGAAGAAGTACTTCAG GAAACGATAGTCCATCATCTCCACTGTCGTCTTCGAGCCCCAAACCATTGCTTAGTCCTCAGCAGGGGCCGTATAGTTTACAGAACATCGCTA gtcCTCGATCGCGACAGGCATCGGTTGAGGCAGCGGCGGAGTCGATGAACACAGAGGAAGTGTACAAGAACCTTCGCAAGACCACGGCCGAAATACAAAACTACAGCTTCGAGAGCAAGCTCGACCGTGATGCAAACAGTAAGGATTCTGGCATTAGCCAGATGGGCGAAACGCACATGATGCAATCGATGACAGTGCTGGACGGTGTCGGTGGCCACGGTGTGTACGGGCTGGCATCGAACGGCATGAACGGCCATATAGGGGGAGGACTAGGAGG GCTGGAAAAGGACGATTCATGCAACGGTTCCAAGACACAGTCAGCCACAACAACAGAGTCCAACACACCGGAAAACACCGTGCGGTTGGATGGCATGGATCTGGCCCACAAGACGAtagcacaacagcagcagatgcTTCAGCAGCAACGTCACCAAAGCTACAGCCGTGCCGAGAACGGTGAACTAATACTGGACA AGGGTGTGAAAGAGAACGATGTGATCAAGGCTGCGATCGTGCTGACACTCCAGTCGGCACCGGAGACCACGAAACAGGTGCTAGAGAACCTGCAAATCTGCATCAAGCATGGTTCCTGCGACCTACCCATCAAGAATTTTAA AGCAATCATGAAAATGTTGCTACATCTGATGGAATCGCAGAACAACGATGTGCTGATCGCATCGCTGCACACACTCGGCCGTATCGTACGCAGCACGGAGATGAAAGCTTGCTGGAGCAACTTCCTGGAGCTGattctattaaaaataatagacTGTTATAAAATTAGCAAAGAG GTGTCACGAGAGATTGACATAATAGTGGTGAAAATTGCGGGCATACTTCCGCTGGACATTTCCGTAAACATACTGAATCCGGTGATTGCGACCGGTGAATTTCCGGCGAATCTGTGCGCCCTTAAAATACTTACCGAGCTGACGCAAAAGCAGGGCAAGGATCTGACCGATAATCACCTAGATTGTATAATGCCAAATGTAGCTAGG CTCGCTGATGATAGTCAATCGATGGTACGGAAAGCGGCAGTGTTCTGTATCGTGAAGCTCTATATAGTGATGGGCGAAGAGAAAGTAAAACCAAAATTCTCCTTATTGAACGCGAGTAAGATAAG ATTACTAAATGTGTATATTGCAAAGTCGATGGGCagtggcagcagtagcagtagtaagGGTGGATCGTCGACGACAGCAATGTCATGA